A genomic region of Bombus pyrosoma isolate SC7728 linkage group LG6, ASM1482585v1, whole genome shotgun sequence contains the following coding sequences:
- the LOC122568652 gene encoding heat shock protein 75 kDa, mitochondrial yields the protein MAMSTVHKLRFAIKFGKNLTRPLSLSCERRILGKQCQRFSSIAGTLAQRYSSQAATQTTEVHNIIKDVEKPTEEGVKHEFQSETQMLLQIVAKSLYSNKEVFLRELISNASDALEKLRYMRLSDSKAADIIGDRNLEIHIGTDKQNRILIIQDTGIGMTHEELVSNLGTIARSGSRAFLEKLKEKQDVGDMSQIIGQFGVGFYSAFMVADKVEVFTKSYAPDAEGFCWVSDGSDTFKISKAEGVQPGTKVVIHLNLECRHYSDENTINSLIMKYSNFINSPIYVNGKRVNTLQPLWMLDPKDITPLQHNEFYRFIGNSLDSPRFILHYSTDVPLNIRALLYFPEQKPPLFDFTKGETSGVSLYNRKVLIKNKVENLLPKWMRFIKGVIDSEDIPLNLSRELLQNSTLIGKLRDVLTTRVLKFLDEKSRKYTEDYDKFYNDYSIFLKEGIVSTDIHKEKEEIAKLLRFQSSAMPPEELVSLGDYCKRMPSDQKKIYYLLAPSRNLAEQSPYYESLKKRNIEVLFCYDAYDDVIFLHLRQFNSYKLTSIEEELRESDSKSDSPGIINQGEIDNLITYMKKVLCGKAHDIKTTTRLESHPCVVTVPEMASARHFTRIQTRQLGNEMLYSILRPCLEINPNHSLIKRLCELMNTNTELADLLIEQLFTNSMVEAGLIDNPRILLASLNKLLTAALEKH from the exons ATGGCTATGTCTACCGTTCATAAATTGAGGTTCGCGATTAAATTCGGGAAAAACCTTACAAGACCGTTAAGTCTGAGCTGTGAAAGACGAATTTTAGGAAAACAATGTCAGCGGTTTTCaa GTATAGCTGGTACTCTAGCACAAAGATATTCTTCTCAGGCAGCGACACAAACCACAGAAGTTCATAATATCATAAAAGATGTAGAAAAACCTACAG agGAAGGAGTCAAACATGAATTCCAGTCAGAAACACAGATGCTTTTACAAATTGTTGCAAAGTCCTTGTATTCAAATAAAGAG GTATTTCTACgtgaattaatttctaatgcAAGTGATGcacttgaaaaattaagatatatgCGCTTAAGTGATTCTAAAGCTGCAGATATTATTGGTGacagaaatttggaaattcatATTGGTActgataaacaaaatagaatacTTATAATTCAGGATACAGGAATTGGTATGACTCATGAAGAACTGGTATCAAATCTAGGAACTATAGCTAGATCTGGTTCTAGA gctttcttagaaaaattaaaagagaaacaagatGTCGGTGATATGTCACAAATTATTGGGCAATTTGGAGTTGGCTTCTATAGTGCTTTTATGGTTGCTGATAAAGTAGAAGTGTTTACAAAATCATATGCACCAGATGCTGAAGGTTTTTGCTGGGTTTCTGATGG TTCTGATACATTTAAAATCTCAAAGGCTGAGGGAGTTCAACCAGGAACTAAAGTTGTTATACACTTGAATCTCGAGTGCCGGCATTATAGCGATGAGAACACAATTAATA GTCTCATCATGAAGTACAGCAACTTTATCAATAGTCCTATTTATGTTAATGGCAAAAGAGTTAATACCCTGCAG cCATTGTGGATGCTTGATCCAAAAGATATTACACCATTACAACATAATGAGTTCTATAGATTTATTGGGAACAGTTTGGATTCTCCGCGATTCATATTACATTACTCGACCGACGTTCCACTTAATATAAGGGCGTTATTATATTTCCCAGAACAAAAACCACCATTATTTGATTTCACGAAAGGTGAAACAAGTGGGGTTTCGTTATATAACcgtaaagttttaattaaaaataaggtCGAAAATCTTTTGCCAAAATGGATGCGTTTCATCAAAGGAGTAATTGATTCTGAAGATATTCCTCTTAATTTAAGTCGTGAATTATTGCAGAATAGTACTTTAATTGG GAAATTGCGTGATGTTCTAACCACGcgagttttaaaatttttagatgAAAAATCTCGAAAATATACTGAAGATTacgacaaattttataatgattaCAGTATCTTTTTAAAAGAAGGTATTGTAAGCACTGATATTCATAAAGAAAag GAAGAAATTGCTAAACTTTTACGATTCCAATCATCTGCAATGCCACCAGAGGAATTGGTAAGTCTAGGAGATTACTGCAAACGAATGCCTTCTGATCAAAAGAAGATCTATTACCTATTAGCACCAAG CCGAAACTTAGCTGAACAATCACCATATTACGAATCTCTAAAAAAACGGAATATTGAAGTACTATTTTGCTATGACGCGTATGACGATGTGATTTTCTTACACTTAAGACAGTTTAACTCTTATAAGTTAACTTCTATCGAAGAAGAGTTACGTGAATCAGATTCAAAATCTGATAGTCCTG GTATTATTAATCAAGGCGAAATTGACAATCTTATAACATACATGAAGAAAGTTTTGTGCGGAAAGGCTCATGATATTAAAACAACGACTCGACTTGAGTCACATCCGTGTGTTGTTACAGTTCCAGAGATGGCAAGTGCAAGACACTTTACCCGCATACAAACACGTCAATTAGGAAATGAAATGCTTTACTCCATACTTCGGCCATGTTTGGAAATAAATCCTAATCATTCCCTCATTAAAAGGCTTTGCGAATTAATGAACACCAATACAGAATTAGCAGATCTTCTCATAGAACag TTATTCACGAACAGTATGGTAGAAGCTGGTTTAATTGATAACCCACGTATATTATTAGCGTCTCTGAATAAATTGCTGACTGCAGCATTAGagaaacattaa